In one window of Erythrolamprus reginae isolate rEryReg1 chromosome 1, rEryReg1.hap1, whole genome shotgun sequence DNA:
- the RNASET2 gene encoding ribonuclease T2 isoform X1, translating to MKPVTTYGLLVECFWLALFCGSATHLLADSIHHKWEKLYLVHHWPVTVCMMNENECKDPPMYWTIHGLWPDKSAECNRSWHFNISELQDFMGDMKEYWPDILHINHTHFWKHEWEKHGTCAAELEALNSQKKYFQKALELYRKIDLNSFLSKVGIKPGSIYYQLTAIKDALESFYNILPKIQCIPPEEGRLQVIGQIKFCFTKEFTLRNCTEEKSDLSSALEDNFFRTEDLSVCNDTLIYYPSHMKTYKHFAPNVIVI from the exons ATGAAACCAGTGACTACTTATGGTTTGCTTGTTGAGTGCTTTTGGCTTGCTTTATTTTGTGGATCTGCTACACATTTATTGGCTGATAG TATACATCATAAGTGGGAAAAATTATACTTAGTTCATCATTGGCCAGTGACAGTATGTATG atgaatgaaaatgaatgcaaAGATCCACCAATGTACTGGACAATCCATGGACTCTG GCCTGATAAAAGTGCAGAATGTAATAGAAGTTGGCACTTCAATATATCTGAGCTTCAG GATTTCATGGGAGACATGAAAGAATATTGGCCAGATATACTACATATAAACCATACACATTTCTG GAAACATGAATGGGAAAAACATGGGACATGTGCAGCTGAGTTAGAGGCTCTTAACTCACAAAAAAAGTATTTTCAGAAGGCACTGGAGCTCTATAGGAAAATTGACCTTAACAG TTTTCTCTCGAAAGTTGGGATAAAGCCAGGCTCTATCTACTATCAG CTGACAGCCATCAAAGATGCTCTTGAAAGCTTTTACAATATACTGCCAAAAATTCAGTGTATTCCTCCTGAAGAG GGACGGCTACAAGTAATAGGGCAGATTAAATTCTGTTTTACCAAGGAGTTTACTCTGAGAAATTGTACAGAGGAGAAATCTGATTTATCTTCTGCACTTGAAGACAACTTTTTCAGAACAGAGGATCTGTCAGTTTGTAATGATACTCTGATTTATTATCCTTCACATAtgaaaacttacaaacattttgcTCCAAATGTTATTGTAATTTAG
- the RNASET2 gene encoding ribonuclease T2 isoform X2: MMNENECKDPPMYWTIHGLWPDKSAECNRSWHFNISELQDFMGDMKEYWPDILHINHTHFWKHEWEKHGTCAAELEALNSQKKYFQKALELYRKIDLNSFLSKVGIKPGSIYYQLTAIKDALESFYNILPKIQCIPPEEGRLQVIGQIKFCFTKEFTLRNCTEEKSDLSSALEDNFFRTEDLSVCNDTLIYYPSHMKTYKHFAPNVIVI; encoded by the exons ATG atgaatgaaaatgaatgcaaAGATCCACCAATGTACTGGACAATCCATGGACTCTG GCCTGATAAAAGTGCAGAATGTAATAGAAGTTGGCACTTCAATATATCTGAGCTTCAG GATTTCATGGGAGACATGAAAGAATATTGGCCAGATATACTACATATAAACCATACACATTTCTG GAAACATGAATGGGAAAAACATGGGACATGTGCAGCTGAGTTAGAGGCTCTTAACTCACAAAAAAAGTATTTTCAGAAGGCACTGGAGCTCTATAGGAAAATTGACCTTAACAG TTTTCTCTCGAAAGTTGGGATAAAGCCAGGCTCTATCTACTATCAG CTGACAGCCATCAAAGATGCTCTTGAAAGCTTTTACAATATACTGCCAAAAATTCAGTGTATTCCTCCTGAAGAG GGACGGCTACAAGTAATAGGGCAGATTAAATTCTGTTTTACCAAGGAGTTTACTCTGAGAAATTGTACAGAGGAGAAATCTGATTTATCTTCTGCACTTGAAGACAACTTTTTCAGAACAGAGGATCTGTCAGTTTGTAATGATACTCTGATTTATTATCCTTCACATAtgaaaacttacaaacattttgcTCCAAATGTTATTGTAATTTAG